The region TAATACCAACAAGCCTAACTTCCAGCTATACCAGAACATCAAAGCCAGATAAACAAACGTCGTTAATAAATCGAGTGCGATCGACAACGATTGCCCTGCAAAAAACCGCTGAATTTTATGGTTTTCTTGAACCCGGGAAATAATATCGCCCACATAACGCGACTCGAAGAAACGCAGGGGTAAGCGAAAGGCATGGTTGATAAACCCAACAATCAGCGCTAAATCCACACGATTTGCCGTATGGTACAGAAGATATTGGCGCAACGCAGTCATAGCGACTTTGAACAAACCGAAAAGCAGCAAGCCTAATGTGATCGCCACTAAGGTGAGTTCGCTGCGCTGCACAACTACCCGATCCAATAACAACTGCGTTAACAACGGCGTTAACAGCCCAAATACCTGGATTAGGACGGATGCCAGTATGACCTCAAACAATACCAATCCGTGGGGCTTAATTAACTCAAAAAACCGCCACACATCGGTTTGGGCTTCATCAGCTTCTGTTAAGAAGGCGGTAGGCTGCACTAACAAGGCATACCCTGTCCAATCAGCGTTAAATTCAGTCCGCTTGAGCGATCGCTGACCGAGAGCCGGATCGGCTACAATTACGCGATCGCCAGTTATCTTATAAACCACAATGTAATGGTTGCCACCCCAATGAGCGATCAAGGGTAAAGGTTGTCTGGATAAAGCTTTAAAGTCTGCTTTGATGGGACGAGTTGAAAACCCAATGCTTTCGGCAGCAGCCGATAACCCGCGAATTGAAGCCCCGTTACGATTTATATTGGCTAGATCCCGAACCCGATTGATGCTGAAGCGTTTACCCCAGTAACGACCAATCATCACTATGCAAGCTGCCCCACAATCTGCTGCACTCTGCTGCTCATAGAACGGATAGCGCTGGATAATATGTTGCCACCAGTGGCTGGCTTTAACCTTAGGGCTAGGGAAGTAAGCTTTCTGGCGTTTTTGAGGAGTTGATTGGGGAGTCTCAGTTAGTGAGGGTAGAGTTACGCCAATTGCTCGCGCTTCCTGTTCACTGTCTGTTGTACCTTGTTCCGCTTCTGCTTCTTGAGGCGTATCTGCCTGAATTAGTTCTTCCAGTTGGGGCAAATAACGCCTTGCTCTATCCCACTGGGCAAGGCTGAGAGTATAAATATCAACAGACTCAGTCACCTGCCAGTCGCGCCTCTGGCTAGCAGGTGGCACAGGATAAAAGGTTCCAGGGGAAAGAGTTTGACCGGAGGAGTGGACAATCTCGCCACGACGCAGCAACCATAGCTTTTGCTCAAAGAATAAACTCGCTGGCAGTCTCCCGACCTCGAAATTCTGCTCGTCTAGTAATGCCAGCATTTCGGTTAATTGCTCTAGTGAAGCGTTTTGTAGGTGAGCAATCTGTCGGCATAACAGCAGTAAATCCCAGAGAACTGCCTGATGACAAAGGTGTTCTCGAACACTGGGATGAGCGCGAATTAGCGTTTGCAAATACTCGTTTGGCAGAAAAGCCAATTGCAATTTCAGAGAGGCTCTAGCTTTGTAAGGTTGAAAATGCGCCTTCGGAAACAGCGTTAGTTCACCAAATGTTTGCCCCTTTTCTAAGGAAGCAATTAGGTCATCATTGGCATATAGCAATCTCACCTTGCCATCTAAAACAAGATAAATTCCTGGCGCAGTATCAACAGATTGCCAGAACGGTTTGCCAGGGCCAGGTTCTAAAAATTCGATTTTTTCTAAACACTGCCTCAACTCTGCTGCTGAAAGTGTTTGCCCCAAGGCACTATTCAGCTGTTGAGCAACTTGTTGTTCGGAAATTGATGATGGAAGCTGAACCATAAGAGCTTAAGGACTAACCTCGATCGGATTGATCAGCAACAAGTCAGATGCTTCAGATGATGCAGGCGGTTGCAGATCGTAAAGTGCAATTTTCAGGGCTTTCTCTTTACTTTCAGCTTGATTAGTTACTTCTTTAGCATCAGGCGATCGCGTAGACAGTCCCATTTCTTTGAGTAAACGGTTAATGTGGCGATCGCTAATCTCAATTCCGGTTTCATCTGTCAAATGTTTGCTCAACCATCCTGCTGTCCATCGCTTAAAGGGATAACCATAGTCTCGTGGATTATGGCTTACCAGTTCTCTCAAACGCTGAAGATACGCATCGTTGACTGTATGAGGGCGGCCAATCGGAGATTCATGCCATAGGTGAGCCTTTCCTTTCCTTGCCATCTCAATCCATTGGCGTGCCGTTTTTTGACAGCATCCAAGTTCCTCGCAAACTTGTGCCTGAGATTTACCTGCATCTGCCAAAAGCATGATTTCAATGCGACGGCGATACTCAGCTCGTCGCTCGTTTTTTATATGTTTCAGCAGCAGTTTGCGTTGAAACGATGTTAGGATTTGGCTTTGCTCGTCCACAATTAACCCCTCCTTTCAAATTCCCACAAAGCCTATGCAAAGCTCATAGAGAAAAATTTAGAATCTGTCTATCTACCCACAACAGCTTTTACCCAGCAAATTTACAGATACTCCCTTGAGAAGATGTTTTTAATTCCACCAGGCACATCATTCCTATAAACAGGACTGAACAATAACAAGGACAGAAAAGAGAACTATTAGAGAAAGCTTCCTACTAGTCCCAAATCTGCTAACTTTTTAACCCAATCTAAATTAAAGAGGGATTGTTGCTCCTCAGCCTCTTTCTAGGGACAGCTATTTTGCGTATCAAGGCTACTCTTTAGACTGACTAGCAAGGGTGCAAGTCAGCTGATAAAGAAAAAACTATAGCGGTAAAGTTAGTTTTTATACATGCTTTTTCTGTTACTAGTTTCGGTCAACTAATAATTGTCAGGGAATTTTGTGATTTGAACTAAAAATTGAGATTTTAACTCATGATATGCTTCAGAAATGAGTATCCAATTTATAGTTCACTTTTAATATTCGAGTTTTTTTAATAATAATGATTATCGTGTAAGGAATAAAAAGATTGATACGAGTGACGTTTGTATCAATTATTTGGCTTGATTATCATTATTATTCAGCTACGATTTGAGGTTAGCGATCGCTCTGTTGTTAGGCGATCGCTTGGACAATGAAATATTTGATTTTTACTCAGATATCTACTAAAACAAAAATTTTGAACCATAACATGGGCATTTGAACCATATTTTGAATTGAAAGTTTAAGTTAGAGCAATTTTAAGAGAGATTTTTTGTGCGAGTTTTGTCCAATTGTGTTTTTTCAACTCATTCTTGAATTATGCTTCAGAATTTCAACTCTCTCTCATATATGAATGCAAAGTTTAATTTTGTGATTGGCGCAAAAGCCTGAAATTTCGTTAACTTTTTTCTAATTTATGGATCAAGATTTTTCTCACATTATGATTCAAAGCATAAATTTTTCTGCAGCGATCACAAAAAAACATTAGTTTGCGGTACCATTTTTTGGGGAATACACAAAAGCCAATGTCGAGCAAAAGTGTTGCGAGGTTGCAGCTGCTGAAACCTTTACCACAAGCTCCCGAAGAGGCTTTACTGTATTTGGCATGGAGCCGAGATAAGTGCGAATTCGGAAATAGAGCCTGAAAAGCCTTGCCAATTCTAGGTTTCAAAGATTTGAGAACTTGTATAAATTGCAGTTTCAAATTGTTGGGGAATATTTGGCATCAAGGGTACATAATCGCTGTAACGCTTGAAGTATCTGGTGTTCAAGGACGTTTAGCTAGTAGCGTTCGCGGCGGTTGTGGACATATTTGCGTTCTTAATTTTAGCTTTTACCAACTTTCGATGATTGAATAGTTTCAGTAGTCATACCCAAAAACCCTAAAAAATCAATGCTACTCTGCTCCTAAATACCAACTTTCACCCAAATGTTGGTATTTGAGAGAGCAAAAACCGGATTTATTAGTAACTGTGTACTAAAATTAGCATGACTGTACTCAGGTAAAACTGGAGGTAGCAAAAAAGCTGAAAGCTATATATGACAGGACTTTTCAGCCTCTATTTCCGAATTTGCAGGGATCTCGGCTCTATGCCATAGATACAGTTCTCCCACCTTCGCGCTACCGAGGATTAAAATTCCCAAGTTGGGAATTTTGCACCAAGTGGAGTAGTGGTTAATCAAAGGTTGGCATTGATCACAGCTTTGTTATCCAAACCTAACTCACGAATGTAGGAGCGAAAACCTTACACACAGATGGGGTCGAGGCTTTCTTGTAGAGAAAACATTTTTTTAAATTGGTTTCTCTACAAAGTGTAGAGCGCCAGATTGTTTGTTACCAATCAAAATCCTTCTGCATTGCCAGTTCAAGTAATTTCTAATTATCTAATTTTGTAGCTAATTTTTGAATAAAACAGCAATTAGGCGCTTATTTAATGTATTAATAGCAGATAGATTAACTTATTTAACCTTTAATCCTCTTTTCTCAAGATTACAGTTAAAATACTGTCACAAAGTGACCACAGAAATCTCTGGTATAGACTTAGTTTAAGTAGGTAAGCAGAAAAATTTATAACTTTGCTTTCAGATACCACTACCGTGAATAAACTACTAAGACTGAAGTCATTTTTCGCTAAAACTATCAGTCTATTTCTCACGACTCATCACTGAT is a window of Tolypothrix sp. PCC 7910 DNA encoding:
- a CDS encoding peptidase domain-containing ABC transporter → MVQLPSSISEQQVAQQLNSALGQTLSAAELRQCLEKIEFLEPGPGKPFWQSVDTAPGIYLVLDGKVRLLYANDDLIASLEKGQTFGELTLFPKAHFQPYKARASLKLQLAFLPNEYLQTLIRAHPSVREHLCHQAVLWDLLLLCRQIAHLQNASLEQLTEMLALLDEQNFEVGRLPASLFFEQKLWLLRRGEIVHSSGQTLSPGTFYPVPPASQRRDWQVTESVDIYTLSLAQWDRARRYLPQLEELIQADTPQEAEAEQGTTDSEQEARAIGVTLPSLTETPQSTPQKRQKAYFPSPKVKASHWWQHIIQRYPFYEQQSAADCGAACIVMIGRYWGKRFSINRVRDLANINRNGASIRGLSAAAESIGFSTRPIKADFKALSRQPLPLIAHWGGNHYIVVYKITGDRVIVADPALGQRSLKRTEFNADWTGYALLVQPTAFLTEADEAQTDVWRFFELIKPHGLVLFEVILASVLIQVFGLLTPLLTQLLLDRVVVQRSELTLVAITLGLLLFGLFKVAMTALRQYLLYHTANRVDLALIVGFINHAFRLPLRFFESRYVGDIISRVQENHKIQRFFAGQSLSIALDLLTTFVYLALMFWYSWKLGLLVLAIVPPFVILAMVATPFLQRISRRIFNASAVESSYLIQSFTGIRTVKSMAIERSVRWHWEELFNKSLKMMFSGQVINTLLLTFSSGIEAVATAALLGFGAWLVIQNQLTIGQLVAFNMLLTNVIRPFQRLIELWNQLQEVMISIERIDDVIEAEPEEDLEHQTRQILPPLRGHIRFEQVTFRYHPESETNTLENITFEALPGQTIALVGRSGSGKSTISKLILGLYPPTEGKILIDGYDITCISMQSLRQQIGVVDQDTFLFGGTIGENISISQPAAKLEEIIEAARQAGADQFIKELPMGYETQIGEAGGMLSGGQRQRLAIARALLGNPRLLIFDEATSSLDTESERIIQTNMTTISQDRTTIVIAHRLSTIRNADIILVLDRGVLVEQGNHEQLMAKRGHYFYLNQQQLTTVG
- a CDS encoding helix-turn-helix domain-containing protein, whose translation is MDEQSQILTSFQRKLLLKHIKNERRAEYRRRIEIMLLADAGKSQAQVCEELGCCQKTARQWIEMARKGKAHLWHESPIGRPHTVNDAYLQRLRELVSHNPRDYGYPFKRWTAGWLSKHLTDETGIEISDRHINRLLKEMGLSTRSPDAKEVTNQAESKEKALKIALYDLQPPASSEASDLLLINPIEVSP